A region of the Chelmon rostratus isolate fCheRos1 chromosome 1, fCheRos1.pri, whole genome shotgun sequence genome:
TCAACCCCTGCCACCCCCTTTGTTCCCTCATCTACCAGTCCATGTTCCTAGCCAACCAACTTCCAGTCTGCATATAAATCCGGCAGTCTTCACCTCAGCACAAGACGGGCACAGCAGCAAAGTGTACAGCCAACAAAAGTaagaacacacactgtggtaAATTTATAGCTTGTGCAAGCCATGAACagtaatgttttttgttttttttccccactgatGTGATTGTTGTGAAAAGTGGACCTTTAAAGCAACAAAAGACCAGGATGCAGAGAGTAATACAAAAGAATATACACAGATAATAAAGCACATAGGACATATGAAGGATAATGCAACAAACCAAAATTCAGCCCCTTTTTCATTGCAGTTACGAACAAAAGATGTGTGTGGCACCAGTTATTTTTAGCAAGAACCGGTTGAATAATTCTGTCCGTCAGTGTGACAATAATCTGTGCATTTTTCAGGCACATGTGTCAAACTACAGATGGGGATTTTGAGGAGctgatgaacagaaacagagctgttGCCAGCAGCGCCATCACCAAGGCTGTGTCTGGAGCAACAGCTGGTAGGTACAGCTGATCAGATTCTGTGAAGTGGAACAAGGAACACAGAACCCAATAAGCCATGTGGAGAAAGGACCGGCTCACCTAAGACTGACAGATATATggaaaaaaattacaacaaagagactgtttgcccccccccccatttaaTAGCAACTGTCTCTAATATCTAATTTTTCCAATTTCCAATTGCTACTGCAGGGGACTTGCGGGTGGCCATGGAGACTCTATTAACTGCCATTGCTATCATTAAGCAGTCCAGAGTGTATGGAGATGAACGCTGCCAAGCCCTGGTCACCTCACTCAAGGACTGTCTAGTCTCTATCCAGGGCAACCACAGCTACAGGTTTGTGTAACTATGCACCAAAACTCCAAGATATGATGCATCTTGGGCCCCATTTACACCTGCCATTAACATGCATCTTACATAATCcaatcacaagtggacagctcAAAGAACACCAGTTCACAATgccaataaacacatacatCATTTCCATTTGCTTAGATCAAATGGGTTGATGTTTTTTAACTAGCACCCCGACAGTAGTAGCTAACACGTTGGGAcaaatgaattgtttttgtaatcaaaaaaagaaataatgtgTAACATTTGCTGAATTTTCAAGAAGGGCCAAAGGATTAAGAATTTGTCGTAGACATCATTTCACGGTTTGTAACATTTCTCacaaagtaatttttttttcacctgtccTTTTACCCCTCCACTTCCATGCATGTAGGAGAAACTACGATGGCTGTGAAAAACGTGAAAGGTGCTTTCTagtgtcagtgtttgctttgtccattcttggctactgtagaaacatggtggtgcaacataCTCTGTGGGAGAGGAAACTGCAACAGTTCTTACTTTTAGGTGGTTATACgccaaagaaaacagaattcTGAATATTGAGTTTCTACCAATAGAACTACATCTTAAGtcccacacactggacctttaaacgAGTCTGGGGACTTTCTCCATGGGCAAAGAAGCAGTAGCCTATACTGGTTATTGGTCAATACATCCTCAATGTGTCTTTGATGCTTTCGCACCTGTTCTTagagctgtccacttgtgattgAATCACCCAACATGCATGCTATTACCGGGTGTAAACAGTGCCttgctgtccacacagaaactgaaaattaGGTACACgcattttctctgcaggagTAGCAGTCGCTCTGGGGACGAAGAAAGAGACAGGGACAGGGGTCgtgacagagagcgagagcggGATAGAGAACGAGACAGAGAAGATTCTTCTGGTTGGGAAGGCGCGGGAATGTCTCGAAGACGCAGAGAACGCTCCTGGAGCGGGGAGAGGGACAAGGAACGCTCGCGGGAACGGGAAAGgcacagagaacacagagaccGATACCGCTGACTTGGTAAGCTTCCCTCTAATTTGTACACATAGTTTTTCATCCATTGGATTGTTTCATTATTTGGCTAGTGTTTCATTATCAGTTCCCTTGTTGGGATTCTTAAGACGTCGtatcatttttctgttttatgaagTACATCAAGACCACAACAAGACTGCCCAAAAATTCCTACATGTAAAAGCATGTAGAGAGCCATACTGGTTGGTTAGTGTCTCTCATGCAACTTCCTTTAGCTTGCTTGATTAGTGACCCCAATAATGCAGAATTATTATCATAAAATACAGTAATAACAGTTATTGAGTAACTCCATTACCTACAGATGTCAGATCTAAGCAAAGGTCGCCGCATTCAACCCTATTGATTTACAGAGTCAAAAACTacatcatttttgtttctaaatgttgcCTACAAAGGCTGCCTCAGTATATCACATCTCTTGTCAGATTAAAAACTAGTGTTCATCAGTCCAGATCCCAGGACTGACTTTCATGCTCCATGAGTGAATACTGAACTTACATTCTATTGGCTGTTTTCTAATCTCTCTTCTATTTCTTCTACTGAACTCTGGTCTCTCTTGCGAAACAGAGCCTAATCTCAGTGAGAATATCTGATTAAATGAAGGTTTTGTATATGAAAAGCTTCTTCAAACATGATTAATTTCAATGAAACATCCCGTATCTCTCCCGACAGTATACTTATTTTTATGGCTCAAGAGTgcagattgttttattttaaggtTTTAAGCTGTGTTGGATAAACCGTGAAAAGAATGCACAATCTCAGTGCATCCAAAACCCTTTTGACAGATTACGGTTCATGAAGTGGAGGTCAGTGAAGTGGTTATTTTTAGTACAAAGTTCTTCCTGTGCAATGAACTGTTAAAAGTCAGCAACCCATTATGTACCAGCCTCTTTAAtacatcattatcatcatcaccacattttcagtctttttgtcAGGTCTGTTCATACCTTCATGGCTGTAACACAGTGATATTTGCGACATAAAGTGAGGTGGAACATATGCAGAACTTTTACCagtgatgtactgtatgtaagaaAGCTTTTCGATCAATACAAAGGTTAAAACGTTCTATAGTTTTATGAATCACAGTAAGTACTACAAAATGCCAGTAAGTTGTACTGCGGTTGTAAGGAGAATTACCACACAGCCTCTCAGAGGCGTTTGCTATATTAAGCTGTTGGCCAGTACTGTCCATGTttgatttgtgtaaatgtgGCTTTGAAAAGTATGCTTTCTTTCCCCAGACAGATGGAGTGTGTAAGTGTGAAGCCGAGCGAAGACGGgagtttttgtttctgtacCAAGCTGTATAAAAACCTGGAGTAATCTAAGATAAGACTGAAGATGTATCTCCAAAAGTCTAaggttacattttttttgttctccgGCTGCCTGTACATACTGGGATTTTTATCtggtttaagaaaaaaatgagattGTTGATTTGTTGCTGGGAAGTGAGATCCCAGTGCTTGCATGAGCGGGAACACCTCTGAATAATTTATGTAATGTagtgttttcatcactttctttTGTATTAAATCTGCAAATTAAAACATTCCCTGAAAAtataatttgtgttttatttcttcaggCATTTGGGTCATATTACATCTGCTCATTTAGGATATTGTAGTGACTGActgttcatattttcatataaGATGTTGAAAAGCTGTATTTGAACTATAAGCAGTCAAAACACCTCAGTAACTGAATACTTGTATTGCTACTGACCAAATTTTGGTTAACCTAATTTTCAGAAGGTCTGAGTGGGGTGTCATAAGTAGAATAAGAACAGAAATTAAGTTACTTACTAGCAGTAATTTTCTCCCAGATATAAGGTGGTGCTTTCCTTTAATGTAGACTGAACTGATGCAACATACATGTGAAAACTCATTTTTACCTTTTAGTTTTGGAAGACTGATTGTGGTAAAAAGATATGATTAATAAAATGTAACAGTCATTTAACACctttatttagaaaaaatacattatcAAATAGGTACACAAATGAATGTACCAAAAGTCTTAACTGCACAGCATCTGTTGTCACACATGAACATAATAACATGAATCTGTCCATGCCACTGTCCCACAAAGTCTATGCAGTTCTTGAAGGTGGCCAGTTACAATCACTTCTCCAGTGGAGCATAATTCAACAATTTCTCAATAAGATCCACGTGAGAGAGGAGCATCCTCCGGCAGCAGTATCTCTTCAGGCCCAGGGCATCAAGAGCATCACttaagaggcagagaggagttAATGTTAGTCCTAATGCAGATCaccaaatgaataaattaagtaCAGGAGAATTACTACAGACAACAGTCAGGGTAGCAGTCTAAATGGCCTCAGGTAATCGCCATTATTCATTCCATCATTGCATTCAAGTCTCAATGTGGACATCACAAAACCTTGGGAGAAATGAACATACCCTGTGACAACTGAATAGGCTAAAAGGTTTTGCTGTGttgtacttctacttcactgcTTCAAGAAATTTCTTTAGGCTCCGCCACTCATCTGGTGATGTGGTGCAGACTAGACTGACATGACAGACTAGCAGGTCATTTCTCTCACCCCTCAGTATACTCCGCTTGAAGTAGGCCGAGGTATGCCTCCCATTTGTTACCCACAATCTTGCCACACGTAAAGCACCGGACAGGGATGATCATTGTAGACACCTGGGGACAGACGCACATCACGCTGTTAACGTTCAAACTGTGTGAGTGTAGATTGAAGGCTAATACCAGCATggtaactagctagctagctagctagcatcgAACATTAACTAAATGATTAGAGTTAACGAGTACTGTTGTGGTTAGTGTAGGAATTTGTTTAGACGGTCTGCGAAAACCACTAGTAGTAAATGTAGTAGTACAAGGAATACGACTCACAATCCTGTGAAATCGAGCTGTTAACCCAAGTGGTAACGGTGTATCAGATGGCAAACAATGCTCAATGTTTTGCTAACATTGTAGCTACGCAATTTCAATGGATGCGTTTTCGTTGTTGAATACAAAAATGCAAACGAAGTCTTTACCTACAGTAGCTTGTTTCTAGAAGTGCttgttttaataatgtttttccAGCGTCTGTTGGTGGATAAATAAGATAATAACACTGCATAGATCCCATGGTGTAACTTCAACACTGTAGCCACGCGATTTgcacaacagtaaaatgttagctaacgttagccgctGGTAACATGTTGCCACTATCTGACATAGTATTTGCTATTTACCAGTCAGAACACAAAGTCTAAAAcgatattacattttatttactcaCCGTCCAATCTAGTTTACCTAAATCTTAAAAGTTATATTATTCCAAGCGAAACTAGCTGCGAGAAAGCAGCTTCCCTCGTTCTTTTTAGCCGCTAACAACAGCAAGACTTCCTGAATCGAacccttcagaataaaagcctgATTTTCACAAAGATTAACTCATAGTAAACTTGAACAGTTTTCTAGATGCATCCTGATTATTATCAATAGGATGGACGAATGGTTGAAACAACTCCGACTATAACCCAGTACATTTCAACAGTactacaaactgcagcctccaatTTAACCATGACATTGATTCAACATCtctcataaaaaaaactgtttacatttacaaacattATAACCAACATGAAGTGCTGTTGTATAAGCctagattgtttttttttaacaaggtGTACTTCATAGAATGGCAATTTGGCAAAAATTTGGTACAAAAACCACACAACCAGCCACACTGTGTAGAATGACAAACTGCAGACACCCACCAGCAGACCATCCTACCAGTCTGTGCAGTGGcctttttacttatttttggATATGTACACCTCTAAACCTCAAGAGTGTGCATAATACAGACCGTGTATGCTTTACTGACTGTCCCCAAATCCCTTGTGAGTTTTGTCTAGGCCTAAATCTTtatgatttttgtgttttggtgatCGCAGCAAACTCCCATAGTTCACACAGCTTCTAAGTGAGTAAATGTCGAAAGAAACAACAGCTCTGTTTCTACAGACTCTCAAcaactgtgtgtttacaggtaGAGCACAGTAGAGCTGACAGATAATGGCTTTTATTGGCCACAACAGATATTGATAATTTAAAGTATAACCCACATAACATTACACACTGACCAGACACATAAATATTTTAGCACGTATCCCTCAAATGTGGTTATTAAAGAGTGATTAAAGGCATGTACTGACTGCTGATGCAAGATATTTTACAGTTGAACCATACATTTTGttgtcaaaaataattaaatagaGTAGTTCACACCCTGAATATAGTAGTTCTATGTAGTTTCATTGTTCATGAACATGAAAGATTTAATTTGACACTAGATATTTTTTTCAGGCAATTATACATATTTCTGTTGTTCCAAATTGTCAGgtttaaatatttttgaaaaaaaaaaacagccttgagTCTTGAGGATTTTGCTCTTTTGGACAACCTGtgtgctgtgtaaaacatcaataaaccaGAATGTGATCATAATTGTTGCAATCATTACCAAATAACTACTCACTTGGGCTGGTTCACTGACTTTAATAAAGGTTCGATTACAacctcttttgtttttacatttaggAGTTTGGGGGTCAGAGGGGGCTGTGCATAAGGAAAATATGTTAGAAATATATCAAAAATATATCATAACCATCGTTATCATCACCACAGTCATCATGTAAAACAACCATTACCATCATCATCTCTAACATCACCATCATTGCCATCACTAACATCATACATCATCATAATCTACAGTATTATTACATCATCATTTATGTAATTTAACTTGCTACAGCACAGGTGCTAAATGAGGAGTCCTATCTGAATTATTGCATTTATACGCTGTTGAAATTATGAAAATAggatctttattttttttttttttttggtacactGTATTGTACAATGTAAggtgaagtttgtttttgtgttggcaTACTATCTTTTGGATGTGTTCGGGGTGTTGACGATGGTGAATGTGGTATGTTTGGCCAGTAATGTGTGGTAAAATTCGTACGTACCCCTACAACTAAAATCAAGTAAtggtgtgtgtcagagctgtcTTTCTGCTATCTACTTATGCAACATCCCTATGAGCTTTACATGTGAGTGGACAATATTGTGTATCGCTGTAcaggtgactgtgtgtgcagcaacaAAATTGTGGCTGCTTgacaattttttttccccctttgagTAAACTATACAACAGTTGTTCATCTACCCCCCCACTTTAATTATATTAGCAACTTACGATGTTCTCATTACATTATATTTGTACTTAGTTATTGATGAGGTTTTGAAAACAAGGATTCTTCCTAAAGCCACATTAGGGGAgcacagtgaagacagaaacaaCTCAAATGTTTTGGCAGCAGGCTTTAAAGCCTGTTACTACAACACTAATGGCTGTTCAGCCTGATACTGTTACATCTACAGTAGGATGTAAACAGATGGAACCAGCACGACTGTGACTGTTGTTGTAAGACATGAAAGGTTATTGATTTGTGACATCAtttgacagtaaaataaaactttCTTATTCTACAGTAAGACGTAACTTTTTCTCTGCAACATACTGTGCATGTTTTATCTCCAGCAGTCCCCTACATCCCATCCCTAAACCACAGCATGCctatattttctctttttctcaaaagttgatttttttttttagttgcaCTATGCCATTCCCTATGTgaaatttatatatttatatatatatatgcagagATTTAGTGTTTCCTTCCTTGTACTCTGAGGAAAGAAACTGAATCCCTTCACTTAGGCACTGCTTTAACCAAAATATGTGCAATACACCACTGCATTTTCGTAACTGTTTACCTATTTAAAGGTAAAACCTAGAACAACTCTGGTAGTCAGTATTAATATCTATAAGTTTCAACATTATCAATACAGTTTTTCATGATCTTTTAGCAAAGTGAACCAAGCTATTTCCAGTGCAGGAATGCACAAATATTGCAAGCTTATGTCAATATTTGTGCATACTGAATTAAATAAGATAAAGCAGTTGAATAAGCTACCTTTAGAGAGTTTAGGCTTTTAAGCTCAGTATTACagtgtgagttttttttaagaaacGTTATTACAATTCAGATGCAATATTGAAGCAACTTCATGCATATACTATATGTAATTATGCTCCATATACAGCCTTGATCAAAACTTGAATGGTTCAACTCACTACGAGTGAAAGCaggccaaaaaaagaaaataaaaataagatgcaCAGTGGCTCCCCACCCCCCATGTGTACCATCATAGTCTGTGAACCACTCAGCAACAATGCTCTAACTCATCGACTGATAAATACTTTAATATGAGACAAGAATTTGGTTTTAATTTCTCCTTGCCAGTAGCAACACTCCCAGCAAGATGGCTCCTGCAGCAATAACAGCACCACCGATGAGAAAGGGTTTCAGGTGCTCCAGAGAGTCTGTGCCGCAGGCCGCAGCCTcgtcacctgctgctgctgcttcggCTTCTGCTGCCCCATCCTGGGGAGGAGGATGCTCAGGCTCAGGGGCTGCAGGGGCAGGGTCAGCTTTGCGTGGGGCTGCCGGctccttcttctctgctttaGATGCCGCCTTGGGCGCTGGAGCCCCGGTCTTGGCCTTGGCTTCCATGGACTCAGGGACAGAGGTGTGGTCTGGTCAGGAGTAGCCTTTATAAggtcagctctgtgctgcttcactgaggaaaaacagcaaacagacacagccaGATTATCCCTCTAAATATGGCTCAGACATCATGTTATCTGCACTGCTGAATGTAGAGACACTGACATACGAAAGAGCCCTTAAAATCCACGATTCACTGTATAGCAGTGAAGCAGTCATGTGGTAGTGAGGCCTTAAATGTGACCTTGGAAAAAGATGACATTGATGGGAACACTCCGATGCTCAGAGGACAGGGAATTGTTTATTTtggacacagcagctgtgtcatAATCTTCCAGTCAAAAAACAATGTTACGACAGCTTCCTGTGTAAAGCTTTTTCATCCACTCGTTTTGTaatggaggaagagggaatGGTGCTACAGCTGCAGAGCTTATTCGTAGTCAAGGACTCAATCTCAATTTTTTTGGCCCTGACAAGAGCCTAATCCAGATGCAATAACATGTagagagcaagacagaggaATAGCTCTGTCTTGCTCTTTATATGTTATTGCTCTGTTCTCTCAATGTAAAACTGCATGAGTCATTTGTGCCATAAATGGAGGacaagatggaggagagaaataAGGACCATGGTCCCTGTGTAGAAATcagtgaaaatgcaaatgaggagACGGAATGAAGAGGAATAAACACTGCTAAAATTGAAGGAACGCATCACAGCAGCTTGCACTTTACAGAATGTAGGCTGGACACGTCTTTCAAAAATGCTTGCTATTAAATCCTGCAGTGACGTGAAGAGAGGAAATATGGGAATGACATACCTCTCCAACAGCTCTGTAGAGATAAGAAGGATAACAGATGAAGGAGGAACTGTAGCAGTCTCTGGCTGTGAGATTGTCCTTAATATaggagaaatgagagaaagcggagagatggaggacactgaaagcaggagggaggagaatgagagagggagaggaggagagactggCATGTACCATCTGGTCCACAAAATAGGGGGAGTATATTCTTTGATTGCATCCTGGGTTTTAGagcctgtttaaaaaaagattaatcCGGTGTTTTATGGCAGTATGGGTTAATTCAATATGGCGAGGCTTAGTGTTCAGTAATTTCTATGATCATGAGATATAATACAATGTATAATGTCAcacatgtgaaaataatttCCACTGCATTTTTGAGGTGCCATGCAGTGGGAGTACGTATTTggtaaatgacattttcattgttttggctcTGTACTCAAACACATTTGAGTTTAATTCAAACAGTTACTGAGGTTAAATGCTGACTTTTCCCTTTGGCTGCGTTTGAGGCTGTTTATGTTCATATTGTTAACAGTCTGTGTAGGAATCATAACCCTTTTTAACCCTTTATTATCTGATAGATCTAGAGCAGAATGACAAGGCTACAATCTGCTATCTGGATGTAAATTCCAATTGAAAAACAGAGCTGTAGCctcattgtttcatttccaaGAGAGTTTGTTGGAGCATTGAGCCAACTCTGTCCAGCATGTCCTGAGCAAGAGCTTCCTTTAACCTACCTGAGAGCAGTCTTGGAGGAGCATtaccactgactgactgacaacaAATCAGAAGTCACTCACACAGACTTAGACAGCGCtaagaaaagggagaaatgaAGCACAAGGACAGATCGTTGATATGAAATTGTTGTTGCAAAATTAATACAATCTAACTTAGCattgcatttttcactttgcatttttcCCTGCCAGCACATACCAGTTATACCACTCA
Encoded here:
- the polr2l gene encoding DNA-directed RNA polymerases I, II, and III subunit RPABC5, producing MIIPVRCFTCGKIVGNKWEAYLGLLQAEYTEGDALDALGLKRYCCRRMLLSHVDLIEKLLNYAPLEK